In a single window of the Caloenas nicobarica isolate bCalNic1 chromosome 8, bCalNic1.hap1, whole genome shotgun sequence genome:
- the SSR3 gene encoding translocon-associated protein subunit gamma, with translation MAPKGGPGGRQQSEEDLLLQDFSRNLSAKSSALFFGNAFIVSAIPIWLYWRIWHMDLVQSAVLYSVMTLISTYLVAFAYKNVKFVLKHKVAQKREDAVSKEVTRKLSEADNRKMSRKEKDERILWKKNEVADYEATTFSIFYNNTLFLVLVIIASFFVLKNFNPTVNYILSISASSGLIALLSTGSK, from the exons ATGGCTCCCaagggcggccccggcgggcggcAGCAGTCGGAGGAggatctgctgctgcaggacttcAGCCGCAACCTCTCCGCCAAGTCCTCCGCGCTCTTCTTCGGCAACGCCTTCATCGTCTCCGCCATCCCCATCT gGCTTTATTGGCGGATATGGCACATGGATCTTGTTCAGTCTGCAGTCCTGTACAGTGTAATGACCCTCATCAGCACCTATCTGGTGGCTTTCGCCTATAAGAACGTCAAGTTTGTTCTCAAACACAA AGTGGCCCAGAAAAGAGAAGACGCTGTTTCCAAAGAAGTTACTCGCAAGCTGTCTGAGGCGGACAACAGGAAGATGTCTCGCAAGGAGAAGGATGAAAG AATcctgtggaagaaaaatgaagttgcAGATTATGAAGCAACAACTTTTTCCATCTTCTACAACAACACTCTCTTTCTGGTCTTGGTCATCATCGCTTCGTTTTTTGTGCTGAAGAACTTCAACCCCACTGT aaaCTACATTCTTTCTATAAGCGCTTCATCCGGACTGATCGCTCTGCTCTCCACAGGATCCAAgtag